A window of Trichoderma atroviride chromosome 3, complete sequence contains these coding sequences:
- a CDS encoding uncharacterized protein (EggNog:ENOG41~antiSMASH:Cluster_3.2~TransMembrane:6 (n3-9c14/15o75-94i115-133o298-318i325-345o365-395i554-574o)), whose product MKLGSFMAAPNALGLPAQDAMSSAMPEPGILHPAATDSSLYSNIVGVAATPSAQAGSAAQPQLLSLDGVRGLGSVFNYATSKWALSCIAMAVILNRTHIFAATRRRLRLRWQVRLLARLIPFTLLVLQARHLLQSIQCQTSPDFAYLRWGDTNKSSDLMSAHTNPFLNAISSSLLFGASDEQSCVSVNMVPPQDAEVVGELQGSLSRLWPLFTSLCLSQFLETLTCAVQGRPVAAETGMTLFEQSLAFAEADAAVNSQLGWGAFSKYQNLPPIPTGKGNTITLTRAAILRRVNTSPEVLWIALLSSMTHITSHVLGVFDLQAKYRLVNTGFWGLCFMGSLVWSFFTFEADNIASQGFFRFPTVCIIGFVPHVLILVGIIMCLFIYGLALLLTAAMPTASQEQSRMNFRQRLLYAHENMQANVSLSELRITREMDFYTALLRTGFAAITMASEAVYLNEDRGVSLKRKTWLEEARYREAEELRRQWISMGLSDPRYDQIGTVGLIPVKDGPLLPPNGYSRERAAQKVPRGRGDKVLRVGIGAAERSSRWFLALEFLLSINKLLARVFALSLMWILGVCRIQSRPGWLLWLARRSKTPENETASRPSRGPGGSRDATAKPSNLDATLRSDALDIEAEFRRVGTSQDEETLDKDLYKYWLKGGWWGSQDMSGTYQPREEEEDWDNTSVITLTTNGGDSDDEEADGWMSDEGSGQRTPTQRSPRPGREGTPFLDSPLAMADLARLLHPASLEERQEAERLAAHLQSDRILTRSGFRRMEQLQRTRILTMQTPKGKQLNKLGPQGRITKLSPEEEELLLEQLIWTKRQASPEKDGQQSSETGEASTLTEGESPSCVVCQCSPRTVIVWPCRCLSLCDDCRVSLAMNNFDKCVCCRRDVMSFSRIYVP is encoded by the coding sequence ATGAAGCTGGGCTCCTTCATGGCAGCTCCCAACGCCCTTGGCCTTCCGGCCCAAGACGCCATGTCGTCTGCGATGCCCGAACCGGGAATTCTCCATCCCGCTGCCACCGACTCGAGCCTCTATAGCAATATCGTCGGTGTCGCAGCAACTCCCAGCGCCCAGGCGGGCTCGGCAGCGCAGCCGCAGCTCTTGTCTCTGGACGGAGTTCGAGGCTTGGGCAGCGTCTTCAACTACGCCACCAGCAAATGGGCGCTCTCTTGCATTGCCATGGCCGTTATCCTGAATAGAACTCATATTTTTGCTGCTACTCGCAGGCGGCTACGACTCCGCTGGCAAgtgaggctgctggcgcGACTCATTCCCTTTACTTTGCTGGTCCTCCAGGCccgccatcttctgcagTCTATTCAGTGTCAGACTTCGCCTGATTTTGCCTACCTTAGATGGGGCGATACCAACAAGAGTTCTGATCTCATGTCTGCTCATACAAATCCCTTTCTAAATGCCATAAGCTCGTCGCTGCTTTTCGGAGCCTCGGATGAGCAGTCTTGTGTTTCTGTCAACATGGTCCCACCACAAGACGCCGAGGTTGTTGGAGAGCTCCAAGGCTCTCTATCTCGGCTGTGGCCTCTTTTTACTTCTTTATGTCTGAGCCAATTTCTTGAGACGCTTACCTGCGCTGTGCAGGGACGTCCCGTTGCCGCCGAGACGGGCATGACGCTGTTTGAACAGTCCCTGGCCTTTGCTGAAGCGGACGCTGCCGTTAATAGCCAGCTTGGTTGGGGCGCGTTTTCCAAGTACCAAAACCTGCCTCCTATACCAACTGGCAAAGGCAACACTATTACCCTGACACGAGCGGCAATTCTCAGACGTGTCAACACATCGCCTGAAGTCTTGTGGATTGCCCTCCTGTCTTCGATGACACACATTACAAGCCACGTCTTGGGCGTCTTTGACCTTCAAGCAAAGTATCGGCTGGTGAATACGGGGTTCTGGGGCTTGTGTTTTATGGGCAGCCTCGTATGGAGCTTTTTCACTTTTGAGGCTGATAACATTGCGTCGCAAGGATTCTTTAGGTTTCCTACTGTTTGCATCATTGGATTTGTTCCTCATGTTCTGATCCTAGTTGGCATTATCATGTGTCTATTCATATACGGATTAGCACTGCTACTTACGGCCGCGATGCCAACAGCCAGCCAAGAACAGTCAAGGATGAACTTTCGCCAGCGACTGCTTTACGCGCACGAAAACATGCAGGCAAATGTCTCGCTGTCGGAACTGCGCATTACGCGGGAGATGGATTTCTACACCGCGCTGCTAAGAACAGGATTCGCTGCCATCACTATGGCCAGTGAAGCTGTTTATCTCAACGAAGATCGTGGTGTCAGCCTTAAGCGTAAGACCTGGCTCGAAGAGGCCCGTTACAGAGAGGCGGAGGAGTTGCGGAGGCAATGGATAAGCATGGGCCTCTCCGACCCGCGTTATGATCAAATTGGCACTGTCGGCCTGATACCTGTCAAAGATGGGCCTCTTCTGCCCCCCAATGGATATAGCCGAGAGCGTGCTGCGCAAAAGGTTCCCCGTGGCCGTGGCGACAAGGTGCTTAGAGTCGGTATAGGAGCTGCCGAGAGGAGTTCCAGGTGGTTTCTCGCTTTGGAATTTCTCCtcagcatcaacaagctgctggcaagAGTTTTTGCTCTATCTCTCATGTGGATCCTTGGTGTCTGCCGTATTCAGTCCCGCCCTGGTTGGTTGCTCTGGCTGGCGCGCCGTTCCAAGACTCCTGAGAATGAAACTGCATCGAGACCAAGCCGTGGTCCTGGCGGGAGTAGAGATGCGACGGCGAAGCCTTCGAATTTAGATGCGACTCTTAGGTCGGATGCTTTGGATATCGAAGCTGAATTCAGACGAGTTGGTACGagtcaagatgaagagaccCTGGATAAAGATCTATACAAATACTGGCTAAAAGGAGGATGGTGGGGATCTCAGGATATGAGCGGAACATATCAGCCtcgcgaagaagaggaggactgGGACAATACGAGCGTAATCACCTTGACCACCAATGGGGgcgacagcgacgatgaagaagcagacggcTGGATGTCAGACGAGGGCAGCGGGCAGAGAACCCCAACTCAGCGATCACCACGACCTGGGCGTGAAGGCACCCCTTTTCTAGACAGCCCACTGGCTATGGCTGATTTAGCTCGCCTTTTGCATCCTGCTAGTCTGGAGGAACggcaagaagcagaaagaCTTGCAGCGCATCTTCAAAGTGATCGTATCTTGACCAGATCTGGCTTTAGACGaatggagcagctgcagcgaaCGCGAATTTTGACAATGCAGACTCCAAAGGGAAAGCAGCTGAATAAGCTCGGTCCTCAGGGCCGTATCACAAAGCTCAGcccagaggaagaagagcttctccTGGAACAGCTTATCTGGACAAAACGACAAGCTTCTCCAGAGAAAGATGGCCAGCAAAGCTCTGAGACTGGCGAAGCGTCGACGCTTACTGAGGGAGAGAGCCCCTCTTGCGTTGTATGCCAGTGCTCGCCACGCACAGTCATCGTGTGGCCGTGCCGCTGTCTCAGCTTGTGTGACGACTGTCGTGTTTCTCTAGCCATGAACAACTTTGACAAATGCGTGTGCTGTCGCCGCGATGTCATGAGCTTCAGCCGGATCTACGTTCCCTAG
- a CDS encoding uncharacterized protein (EggNog:ENOG41~antiSMASH:Cluster_3.2~BUSCO:EOG092D0NJO), with the protein MDQDTTDQSGKSPKPVTPESDTPASLLLQNIEAPPIATPKTTNGWGRDPEEDNDEPAVAKPFARMSSPDSAARAQGASNPAAEDENGDVESSPDDGRSFYKMHKFSLYETVSRYYMVGVDVSEKRYRILKIDRTTEGAELNITDDKIIYSLREVNQLLDTIDDGNRGTGGIKLRCTTWGLLGFIKFTGPYYMLLITKKSTVAMIGGHYIHQVEGTELVPLTPGRSKVDARNKPEEQRYLTILNTLDLTKSFYYSYSYDITRTLQHNITRERKSLANGTIPWPNEDLNSMFVWNSYLLQPAVNALQDPYDWCRPIIHGYIDQAALSIYGRTAHITVIARRSRYFAGARFLKRGANDLGYVANDVETEQIVAESLTTSFHAPGPRPYCSPQYTSYVQHRGSIPLYWTQDNTGVTPKPPIELNLIDPFYSAAALHFNNLFERYGAPIYVLNLIKSKERQPRESKLLAEYTHAIDYLNQFLPADKKIIHKAWDMSRASKIRGGDVIGNLETIAESVLKTTGFFQNGDGLTSGMTAQNGIARTNCIDCLDRTNAAQFVIGKRALGHQLHALGIIENTSVEYDTDAVNLFTHMWHDHGDTIAVQYGGSQLVNTMETYRKINQWTSHSRDMIESFKRYYNNSFLDSQRQEAYNLFLGNYIFAQGQPMLWDLPTDYYLHHANPREWTDTGRPSYIKWFTPAYLEERKIPPFVAPTALGRCKNAESFDDYWLEYYRPATLSSFPKMFAYKMNSTIKYIPLKATQDGRYDLSPFRVRTDGDVDPEKRKVKKEQTSPTTSLASTTYRHLDTGDRASVTFSDIGSGRDGSRNLWLRPSHAGERWGIYNGHEAMYSPKASASADTLNLKEKSSDLEKSKTTQWTFTKAVHDALNPVVKDQEADDYERYIRHPQNLPLVVSSDTPIDIDSSEYQDYVDGTWLNQGLMVPGVDEDADVYSELVKVVENPLTVTEEDAPKKRYKAYGKWLRGKSFFKQQPLD; encoded by the exons ATGGACCAGGACACCACAGACCAAAGCGGCAAATCACCCAAGCCAGTAACGCCAGAGAGCGATACTCCGGCGTCTCTTCTGCTGCAGAATATCGAGGCCCCGCCCATTGCTACCCCAAAAACCACCAACGGATGGGGTCGCGATCCAGAGGAGGACAATGACGAGCCAGCTGTAGCAAAGCCCTTCGCTCGCATGTCCAGCCCAGATTCGGCAGCTCGCGCGCAGGGAGCCTCCAACCCTGCGGCGGAAGACGAGAATGGCGACGTTGAGAGCAGCCCGGACGACGGGCGGTCGTTCTACAAGATGCACAAGTTCAGCCTCTACGAAACAGTCAGCCGCTACTACATGGTTGGAGTGGACGTGAGCGAGAAGCGGTACAGGATCTTGAAGATTGATAGAACCACAGAGGGAGCTGAGCTGAACATCACCGACGACAAAATCATCTACAGCCTCAGAGAAGTGAACCAGCTGCTCGACACCATCGATGACGGAAATCGTGGGACTGGAGGCATCAAGCTGCGCTGCACCACCTGGGGCCTGCTGGGCTTCATCAAGTTTACCGGACCTTACTACATGCTCCTCATTACCAAGAAGAGCACTGTTGCCATGATCGGTGGCCACTACATCCACCAGGTGGAGGGAACTGAGCTGGTGCCTTTGACGCCTGGACGGTCCAAGGTCGACGCTCGCAACAAGCCGGAAGAGCAGCGCTACCTGACGATATTGAACACGCTCGACTTGACCAAGTCGTTCTACTACAGCTATTCATACGACATCACTCGAACTCTCCAGCATAACATTACCCGAGAGAGGAAATCACTCGCAAACGGCACCATACCGTGGCCAAACGAGGATCTCAATTCAATGTTTGTCTGGAATAGCTacttgctgcagccagcagTCAACGCGCTTCAAGATCCTTATGACTGGTGCCGTCCTATCATACATGGATACATAGATCAGGCAG CGCTTTCAATATATGGCCGAACCGCGCATATTACTGTGATTGCTAGGCGGTCACGATATTTTGCTGGTGCCCGCTTTCTAAAACGAGGCGCAAACGACTTG GGATACGTCGCCAATGACGTTGAAACAGAGCAAATCGTTGCTGAATCCTTGACAACGTCTTTCCATGCTCCGGGTCCGAGGCCGTACTGCAGCCCTCAGTACACTTCTTACGTCCAACACCGAGGAAGTATACCCCTCTATTGGACTCAAGACAACACCGGCGTGACTCCGAAGCCACCCATTGAGCTCAATCTGATAGATCCCTTCTACAGCGCCGCGGCACTTcattttaataatttatttgAGCGGTATGGCGCGCCTATATATGTGCTCAACCTTATCAAATCCAAAGAACGGCAACCCAGGGAGTCGAAGCTTTTAGCAGAGTACACACATGCCATAGACTACCTCAACCAATTTCTGCCAGCCGACAAAAAGATCATTCACAAGGCGTGGGACATGAGCCGTGCCTCGAAAATCCGAGGTGGCGATGTAATTGGAAATCTGGAGACAATCGCTGAATCGGTGTTGAAAACAACAGGCTTCTTCCAAAACGGCGATGGGCTCACAAGCGGTATGACGGCTCAGAACGGCATTGCCCGGACCAATTGCATCGACTGCCTGGATCGCACCAATGCCGCTCAGTTCGTCATTGGCAAGCGTGCGTTGGGCCATCAACTTCACGCTCTAGGGATAATTGAAAATACATCTGTCGAATACGATACCGATGCCGTGAATCTCTTCACTCATATGTGGCATGATCATGGAGACACAATCGCGGTACAGTACGGTGGTTCCCAGTTAGTCAATACCATGGAAACCTATCGCAAAATCAACCAATGGACCAGCCACTCTCGAGATATGATAGAAAGCTTCAAGCGCTACTACAATAACTCGTTCCTGGACAGCCAGAGACAAGAGGCGTACAATCTCTTCCTAGGCAACTATATTTTCGCACAAGGCCAACCTATGCTTTGGGATCTCCCAACAGACTACTACCTTCACCACGCCAATCCTAGAGAATGGACAGATACAGGACGACCTAGTTACATCAAGTGGTTCACACCGGCATATCTCGAAGAACGCAAGATACCGCCTTTTGTAGCGCCAACGGCTCTTGGCCGCTGCAAAAATGCAGAGTCTTTTGACGATTATTGGCTAGAATATTATCGGCCTGCCACCCTATCTTCCTTCCCCAAGATGTTTGCGTACAAGATGAATTCTACCATTAAATACATTCCTCTAAAGGCAACTCAAGATGGTAGATACGACCTCAGCCCCTTCCGAGTCCGAACCGATGGTGATGTCGATccggaaaagagaaaagtgAAAAAGGAGCAGACATCACCCACCACGTCTCTTGCTTCGACAACCTACCGACATTTGGACACGGGAGATCGAGCTTCAGTTACTTTCTCCGATATAGGATCTGGGAGGGATGGATCTCGGAATCTCTGGCTGCGGCCATCACATGCTGGCGAGCGCTGGGGAATCTACAATGGTCACGAGGCCATGTATTCACCCAAAGCTTCTGCATCGGCAGATACGTTGAATCTGAAAGAGAAGTCGTCAGACCTCGAAAAATCTAAAACAACACAGTGGACGTTTACCAAAGCGGTACATGACGCACTAAACCCGGTCGTAAAGGATCAGGAGGCGGATGATTATGAACGATATATTCGTCATCCTCAAAATCTTCCACTTGTTGTATCTAGCGACACTCCTATAGACATCGACTCATCGGAGTATCAGGATTATGTTGATGGTACTTGGCTAAACCAAGGCCTGATGGTTCCAGGGGTCGACGAAGATGCAGACGTATATTCAGAGCTGGTCAAGGTAGTAGAGAATCCCCTGACTGTCACCGAAGAGGATGCGCCTAAGAAGAGGTACAAAGCCTACGGGAAATGGCTTCGAGGTaaatccttcttcaagcagcagcctcttgaCTGA
- a CDS encoding uncharacterized protein (EggNog:ENOG41~antiSMASH:Cluster_3.2), translated as MCPEKTSLSRSLAETSKKKELNLQEISSKIHGAATPEALRDTGLELFHHVDALLATRANGQEDQKCLSTEASNPASNEESSRVQKLVGSVAQKLLQFPAFGNDAAVQDSDYAAHSLAAEAGLALLVIISLFCTSPSEPFLIDDIVLINIVTYTDENDAWTTEESSQLAARLLKSNMADDKLDTFITQRLLQDTLRPLFSKSSIRLTASGRPSQIAQQPPSTQARTSLDSVSQEHEKLHAASSCKWAVMSCSQTTMGRHWPLFLPILLSLAEDHNTAVRIKGLQIIGFFLDTCPANVILSAGVDNVIQDAVFPTLLFLPSTTPESESIELLYPAYRVLLRIAQLDPDPNSLRRRRFLDKLLRDGVFVGQFHASEYPRIVEVLMNITKDVISCLGFFSAKHLQNLLRLFASILSDPFVMGYPPLILSTTEALNATLVNCWPRFSSPGYIDQVIHTISLCWLNLKSSQLPPEDVDQLSAHLTRTSTILQSLWVRKGSGPIEGLTAALQKEPRLVDLFPSIPT; from the exons ATGTGTCCAGAGAAAACATCGCTAAGCCGATCGTTAGCAGAAAcatcaaagaaaaaggagctGAATCTGCAAGAAATCTCGTCCAAAATACACGGTGCAGCTACTCCAGAG GCACTTCGTGATACAGGCCTAGAGCTGTTTCACCATGTCGATGCTCTCTTGGCTACTCGCGCAAACGGCCAAGAAGACCAGAAGTGCCTATCGACGGAAGCCTCTAATCCAGCTTCCAACGAAGAGTCATCACGTGTGCAAAAACTCGTCGGCTCGGTGGCCCAGAAGCTGTTACAATTTCCTGCTTTTGGAAATGATGCCGCCGTACAAG ATTCCGATTATGCTGCTCATTCTCTGGCTGCCGAAGCTGGGCTGGCACTGCTCGTCATAATCTCGCTTTTCTGCACCTCGCCTTCTGAGCCTTTTCTCATTGACGACATAGTTTTGATCAACATCGTTACGTACACTGACGAAAACGATGCTTGGACAACGGAAGAGTCATCACAACTTGCAGCCCGTCTGTTAAAATCCAATATGGCCGATGACAAATTGGATACCTTCATCACCCAACGCCTACTCCAGGACACGCTTCGGCCGCTATTTTCTAAATCGTCTATCCGGTTAACTGCTTCTGGCAGGCCATCACAAATCGCTCAGCAGCCTCCCAGTACACAGGCCAGGACGTCTCTAGACAGCGTTTCACAGGAACACGAAAAACTCCATGCTGCGTCAAGCTGTAAATGGGCAGTCATGTCGTGCAGT CAAACTACGATGGGTCGCCACTGGCCCCTGTTTCTTCCGATCCTACTTTCACTAGCCGAAGACCATAACACAGCAGTCAGGATAAAAGGCTTGCAGATTATTGGTTTCTTCCTAGATACATGCCCGGCAAACGTAATCCTGTCTGCTGGCGTTGACAACGTAATCCAGGACGCTGTTTTCCCTACGCTGCTCTTCTTACCCTCCACAACACCTGAGAGCGAGTCCATAGAGCTCTTGTATCCTGCATATCGAGTGCTCCTTCGGATAGCCCAGCTGGATCCAGACCCAAACAGTTTGCGAAGGCGACGTTTTCTTGACAAGCTCTTGAGGGATGGCGTCTTTGTGGGCCAGTTTCATGCATCCGAGTATCCTCGCATCGTCGAAGTTCTCATGAACATCACAAAGGATGTCATCTCGTGCTTGGGATTCTTCTCAGCAAAGCATCTTCAG AACCTTCTTCGTCTGTTTGCCTCTATACTATCGGATCCCTTTGTTATGGGCTACCCACCGTTGATCCTTTCAACTACAGAAGCCTTGAATGCAACTTTGGTGAATTGCTGGCCGAGATTTTCATCTCCTGGGTACATCGACCAAGTCATCCATACGATTTCTTTGTGCTGGCTCAATCTTAAATCGTCACAGCTGCCGCCCGAAGATGTGGATCAACTTTCAGCACATCTAACCCGTACATCGACAATCTTGCAATCTCTTTGGGTCCGAAAAGGTTCTGGGCCTATTGAAGGGCTCACAGCGGCGCTACAAAAAGAGCCACGGCTAGTCGATTTGTTTCCCAGTATCCCAACATAA
- a CDS encoding uncharacterized protein (antiSMASH:Cluster_3.2~BUSCO:EOG092D4C0N): MRLRVASEHLMPSGLSISRRGVTPSASGSAYLEIEPREGEHGSGMKLTCTVHGPRSLPRSAPFSPYMVLSTHVKFAPFATKQRRGYIRDSSEKDLSTHLETALRGALIADRWPKSGVDIVVTIIEGESTRQDAVERRVEEWDVMNVLGGCITVASAAIADAGIDCVDTVSGGVAALVASKDGDDASIVLDPVALEHESILAACCVAYLPNRDEVTNLWFKGQLPSSASYNHQSLVSRAVQASRGTHGLISASLSEAISSTQS, encoded by the exons ATGCGGCTTCGCGTCGCCAGCGAGCACCTGATGCCATCCGGCCTCTCT ATCTCAAGACGGGGGGTAACGCCCTCAGCATCCGGCTCAGCCTATCTCGAGATTGAGCCCAGAGAAGGAGAACACGGCTCAGGCATGAAATTGACGTGCACCGTCCATGGACCCAGATCCCTTCCACGCTCTGCTCCCTTCTCGCCCTACATGGTGCTCTCAACCCATGTCAAGTTTGCTCCATTTGCCACGAAACAGCGTAGAGGCTATATTCGTGACTCCAGCGAAAAGGATCTCAGCACACACCTGGAGACTGCTCTTCGCGGGGCCCTGATTGCTGACCGGTGGCCCAAGAGCGGCGTCGACATCGTGGTCACAATCATCGAGGGGGAGTCAACTCGGCAAGACGCGGTGGAGCGGCGAGTCGAGGAATGGGACGTGATGAACGTTTTGGGCGGATGCATTACTGTTGCTTCTGCAGCCATTGCCGATGCAGGGATTGACTGCGTCGACACTGTTTCTGGAGGAGTAGCTGCGCTGGTGGCGAGCAaggatggcgacgatgcctCGATAGTGCTGGACCCTGTTGCGCTGGAGCACGAATCCATTCTGGCTGCTTGCTGCGTGGCATATCTGCCCAACAGAGATGAAGTCACCAATCTCTGGTTCAAGGGCCAGCTACCCTCGTCTGCTTCATACAATCACCAATCACTAGTTTCAAGGGCGGTGCAGGCGAGCAGAGGAACACATGGGTTGATTTCGGCGTCTTTAAGCGAAGCCATTAGCAGTACTCAAAGCTAG
- a CDS encoding uncharacterized protein (EggNog:ENOG41~antiSMASH:Cluster_3.2), with protein sequence MLAVLALSIVIASKWILIGRRMPGNYDWDKSSYCQRWQMFLSIERLRRRCFHSQGIIGLLTGTHWIVMYFRALGAEIGKDCALFANGNPSLTFTEPDLIKLGDRVAIDDASVVAHINTRGKFDLNRLNIGDRCVMRSGSRLLSGATMKDDSCLLEHTLIMGGDVVEERWTMQGWPAERHTGKRAAIE encoded by the coding sequence ATGTTGGCCGTTTTGGCGCTCTCCATTGTCATTGCGAGCAAATGGATTCTGATAGGCCGCCGGATGCCTGGAAACTATGACTGGGATAAATCTTCTTACTGTCAACGATGGCAAATGTTCCTCAGCATCGAGAGGCTTCGGCGGCGCTGCTTTCATAGCCAAGGTATTATCGGGCTCTTAACAGGAACCCACTGGATTGTTATGTACTTTCGAGCACTGGGTGCTGAGATTGGCAAAGACTGCGCCCTTTTTGCCAATGGTAATCCCAGCTTGACATTTACAGAGCCGGACTTGATCAAGCTAGGAGACAGAGTTGCTATTGACGATGCTAGTGTGGTGGCTCACATCAACACTAGGGGCAAGTTTGATCTGAACAGACTCAATATTGGAGACAGGTGTGTCATGCGTTCGGGAAGCAGACTGCTAAGCGGTGCCACGATGAAGGATGACAGCTGTCTTTTGGAACATACGCTCATTATGGGTGGCGATGTTGTGGAAGAAAGATGGACAATGCAGGGATGGCCTGCAGAGAGGCATACCGGAAAGAGAGCAGCGATTGAGTAG